In bacterium, the DNA window CGATGCTGTCATTTTCGACTAAAGGCAGCGCGCGCCATAAAATATTGGATAAGGTTATTGCGGCTGTTGAAATCGCAAAGTCCAAGGAACCGTCTTTAAAAATCGACGGGGAACTGCAGGGGGATGCCGCATTGGTTCCCGCTATAGCTCAGAAGAAGGCTCCCGGCAGTCCCGCGGCGGGAAAAGCCAATGTCCTGATTTTCCCGGATTTAAATGCCGGGAATATCGCTTATAAACTTACGGAAAGATTAGCCAGGGCTGAAGCCTACGGTCCGTTACTCCAGGGTCTGGCGAAACCGGTAAATGACCTTTCCAGGGGTTGTACTGTAAACGACATTGTAACTGTTGCCGCGATAACAGCGCTTGAATCAGCGCTTAACTGAATACCCCGCCTGCCGAATGAAAAATTTGCTCATATATGTAAAACAGCTTGAAAAAAAGCCTCTGGTTTTTTCTGAAATGCTGGATAGGGATATAGTGGAAACCGGACCGGGCCTGCCGTTCCTGACGGAAGATATCCTTGCGGCCGGAACAGCCGAACTTATAGGCAAAACGCTTTTGGTTAAATGTAAAATCAAAACAGCGTATAATATCACATGCGCAAGGTGCCTTGACAGCATTGAAAAAGAATTTTTAACGGACGATTTCCTTGTGAATATTGAGATAATAAATCAGGATATTATTGACTTGACAGGATATATCAGAGAAGATATTATACTTGCGCTTCCTGCTGTCTCTTTATGTAAAAAAAATTGCAAGGGACTTTGTCCGTCATGCGGTATAAATTTGAATAAGAGCAGCTGCGGTTGTATGGAAGGCGGCGAAAAAGGCGGCCCGTGGAAGAAGCTTGACGATTTAAATATTAAATAACATTTGAAATTAATAAATAAGGAGAATGGAAAATGGCTGTTCCTAAACGAAGAACATCAAAATCAAGAAAAGGCATGAGAAGAGCGCATGATGCGGTAACATCTGTTCAGACCGTAGAATGTCCTGTCTGTAAAGCTCCCAAGATTCCACATAGGGTATGTCCCAGCTGCGGACATTATAAAGACCGTAAAATCATGGATGTCGAGGAAGCTTGAATATGAAAATTGCTGTTGATGCGATGGGCGGGGATTATGCCCCGGAACAAATTGTAAAGGGGGTAGTCGAAGCTGCCAGAGAAAACAGGCAGTCGCGCGGCATCATATTAGTCGGTATTCAGGAAAGAGTCAGGGAAGAGCTGGAAAAATATAATACGGATGGACTGCCCATAACCATCTGTCACTCTTCCGAGATTGTCGAGATGAACGACCCTCCCGCGGTTGCCGTGAAGAAAAAAAGGGACTCTTCTATTTCCATTGCCGCCGATTTAGTCAGGAACGGAGAAGCATCGGCTCTGGTAACTGCCGGGAATACCGGCGCTGCGGTGGCGGCGACAGTCCTGAAATGGAGAATGCTTAACAAAGTAGACAGGCCCGCTATCGCAACTGTCTTTCCATCCCCGTCCGGATACACACTGCTTTTGGATGTCGGGGCAAATGTTTCATGTAAACCTCTTCACCTGTTACAGTATTCAATAATGGGCAAGGTTTACGCTGAACACGTGATGGGTATACGCGACCCCAAGATCGGGCTGCTTAGCGTGGGTGAAGAATCGACCAAGGGAAATGTCTTTACAAAAGAAGCTTACAGGAATCTCCAGAATATACCGGGAATCAACTTTGTGGGTAATGTTGAAGGAAAAGATATCTTTTCAAATGCGGTTGATGTTGTTGTTACCGACGGATTTGTAGGTAATGTAGTTCTGAAATTAAGCGAAGGAGTCGCATCTGCTTTGCAGGAAATGCTGAAGTCGGAAATTGAAAAAGCTATTATAAATAAAGTAGGCGCGCTGCTTATGATGTCCGCCTTTAAGAATTTAAAAAAGAAGGCCGACTATGATGAACACGGCGGAGCTCCTTTACTGGGGGTTAACGGGGTTTGTATTATATGCCACGGGCGTTCATCGGCGAAAGCGATCAAGAATGCGATCAATGTCGCTGAAGGCTATGTGATTAACAATGTCAATGAGCACATAGAAGATGAAATCAGGACTTTCTTAACATAATCAGGGTGGAAAATTGAGAAACAAAATCACTGCTTCAATAATCGGCACAGGCTCCTATCTTCCGGAAAAAGTTATCACGAATAAGGACCTTGAATCGATGGTTGACACTTCTGATGAGTGGATAACCACGAGAACCGGCATTAAGGAACGGCATATCGCCGCAGATGATGAGTATACTTCGGATATGGGCGCGAAAGCGGCTATGCGGGCCCTCCATTCAGCCGGCAAAAAGCCTTCCGCGATAGACCTTATTATAGTGGCCACGATAACGCCGGATATGCTTTTTCCGTCAACCGCCTGTTTTGTACAGGATAAGATAGGAGCAAGAAACGCCGCCTGTTTTGATATAGGAGCCGCCTGTTCGGGGTATATATATGCGATAGAGATCGCAAAAAGGCTTGTTGAAACAGGCAGCCACAATACAATACTTGTCATCGCGTCTGAAAAATTGTCTGCGATTACCGATTGGAGCGATAGAAATACCTGTGTCCTTTTCGGCGATGGAGCGGGAGCCTGTATTATTTCCGGGGAAGAAACCGGAAAACCACGGATTTTATGCACTTATACGGGCGCGGACAGCAGCGCGGCTGAACTATTGATGATGCCGGGCGGGGGGACGAGGTTTCCCGCATCAATACAAACAGTTGAGAAAAAAATGCATTTTTTGAAGATGGAGGGGAGAGAAGTGTTTAAAAATGCGGTATTGTCTATGTACAAGGCCGCCGAAAGAATAATGAAAAAATGTGATGTAAAGATAGATGAGATAAACTGTTTCCTGCCGCATCAGGCAAATATAAGGATAATTGACGCGGTCGCAAAAAAAATAGGGATAGCTAAAGAAAAAATTCATCTGAATATTCAAAAATTCGGGAACATGTCAGCGGCGACGGTTGCTGTCGGGCTTGATGAAGTTTTTAGGGGGTGGGATTTAAAACCCGGAGACAAAATGCTTGTTGATGCTTTCGGCGCGGGTTTTACTTTCGGTTCTCTTATTATCGAATGGTAATCATATTTTCAAACTGAAAATCTGTTTTAATTATATTCGGGGTTATTTAAGTGAGAATTATTTCTTTTATTTTTCCGGGCCAGGGTTCCCAATACGCGGGTATGGGTAAAAGTCTTTATGAAAACTATGAGTCTGCCCGGCGTATTTTTAATAAGGCTGAGGATATTCTGGGGTTCGGCCTTAAAACACTTTGTTTTGACGGACCCGGAGAAGAGATACTGAAAACCGATATATGCCAGCCTGCCATTTTGACGTGTTCTGCGGCGGCAATGGCGGTTTTGAAAGATGATTACGGGATTATTCCTTCTTTCTGCGGCGGATTAAGCCTTGGAGAGTATTCGGGTCTTGTGTGTTCGGGGGCGCTTCTATTTGAGGATGCTATTTCTCTCGTTCATAAAAGAGGCAGGTTTATGCAGGAGGCATGTGAAGAAACGGAGGGAACAATGGCTTCCGTTATAGGAAGCGATGAAAATAAAGTAAATGAGTTTGTGCGTGAAGCGGCTTGTGAAGGGGTTATTTCCGTAGCGAATATGAATTGCCCCGGCCAGATCGTGATTTCGGGGGAAAAAAAGGCCGTTTATAAAGCTATAGAACTTGCAAAGGCCGCCGGAATAAGGAAGATAATCGAACTGAAAGTAGCGGGGGCATATCATTCCCCCTTGATGGAATCGGCCAAAAGCAAACTGAAAAAAGAATTGGAAGCTGTTGTAATCAACAGGCCCTCCGTTAAATGCGCGTCTAATGTCCTCGGAACATTTTATTCTGAAACAGATGATATAAAGGCTCTTCTCTCAGAGCAGGTCACCTCTCCTGTGCTATGGCAAAAATGCGTTGAATCGATTATCAAAGAGGGCTGCGGCCTGTTTTTCGAGCCCGGCTGCGGAAAAGTGCTTACGGGACTGATTAAAAGAATTGATGCGTCAAAAACATGTATTGTTATTGAGAAAAAGGAAGATCTGGAATCTTTAAAAGCCAGGGTGTGAATAAGGGGGTTCAGGATTATGTTATTGAAAGATAAGACTGCGATAGTGACCGGCGCCGCGCAGGGTATAGGTAAAGAAATAGCGTTGAGATTAGCCGGCGAAGGGGCAGACATTGCTTTATGCGATATAGATGAAGAAAGCCTGAAAAAAACAGCCGCTGAAATAGCGGATTTGGGCAGAAAATCATATGCGTATAAATGTAATGTATCCGACTTTGCAAGTGTCGATGAAACTGTCAACAAAATTCTTGACAATGCAGGTAAAGTGGATATACTCATTAACAATGCTGGCTTGACAAGAGATTCTTTAATGATGAGGATGAAAGAAGAAGATTGGGATCTTGTCATCAGCGTTAACTTGAAGGGCGTATTTAATTTCACGAAGTCTGTCTGTCGCCCTATGTTGAAGCAAAGATCAGGTAAAATCGTCAATATAGCTTCTATAATTGGCTTGGTCGGCAATGCCGGGCAGGCTAATTATGCGGCGTCAAAAGCCGGAGTTATCGCTTTGACAAAAACGGCAGCCAGAGAAATGGCATCGAGAGGCATTAATGTAAATGCCGTTGCTCCCGGATTTATCCAGACCAGGATGACCGATGTTCTTTCTGAAGATGTTAAGCGGCAAATGTTAAAAGCTATACCTCTCGGTTATTTTGGCAAACCCGGGGATGTGGCAAATGTAGTATTATTTTTATCTTCTGATTTATCGTCATATGTTACAGGCCAGGTTGTTATTGTTGATGGCGGAATGGTAATGGCATAAAATGTTTTCAAAAAGGAGGAAATAAGATGTCATCTGTTGCCGAGAGAGTAAAAAAAATAATAGTTGAGCAGTTGGGAGTCAATGCTGAAGAAGTAACTAATGAAGCTTCGTTTATAGATGATCTGGGCGCTGATTCTCTTGATACGGTAGAGTTGGTTATGGCCCTTGAAGAAGAATTCAATGCCGACATACCGGATGAAGAAGCGGAAAAACTTAAGACAGTCGGCAACGTAATCAAATATATCGAAGACCATCAGCAGTAAAATTATTCTTTAAATAGGGCATTTCACTGGTTGTTACATGGAATGCCCTGTTGTTAATATCAAAAGGATGTAATTTCCGATGTCACATAAAAGAGTAGTAATAACAGGCTTGGGAGTCATATCGCCGAACGGCGGTAATCTGCAGGAATACTGGGATGCTCTGATTCATGGTAAAAGCGGTATTTCCCGCCTGACATACTTTGACCCTTCTGACTTCAACTCGCACATTGCCGGCGAAGTAAAGAATTTCGACGCGTCAAAATACATTAATCCGAAAGACCTCAGGAAAACGGAAAAATTTGTCGCTTTTGCCGTCGCGACCGCTAAGATGGCGCTGGATGATTCCGGCATTGATATGAATAATGAAGATCCGACCAAAATAGGCGTTTACGTCGGTTCGGGTATCGGCGGTATCCAGACGATGCAGGAGCAGCATACGAGATATGTTGAAAAGGGACCGAACAGGTTATCTCCGTTTTTGATTCCCATGCTGATAACTAATATTGCCGCAGGGCAGGTTTCGATAAGTATCGGCGCAAAAGGCCCGAATTTATGTGTTGTAACTGCTTGCGCCAGCGCCGCGCATTCTATAGGAGAAGCGTGGAGGGCGATTAGGGACGGCGATGCGGATGCCATGTTTGCGGGGGGCACGGAAGGGGCTTTGACTGTTCTGGGATTCGGCGGCTTTTGCGCGATGAAAGCCCTTTCGACAAGAAATGATGAGCCGGAAAGAGCGAGCCGTCCTTTTGACAGAGACAGAGATGGTTTTATTATGTCGGAAGGCGCCGGAATCGTTGTGCTTGAAGAGCTTGAACACGCAAAAAAAAGAGGAGCCAATATATATTGTGAAATGACCGGTTACGGACTTTCGGGAGACGGTTATCATATTACGGCCCCGGATCCTCTCGGAGCCGGAGGCGCCAGAGCTTTGAAAATGGCTATAAAAAAATCCGGGTTGCCCCTGGAAGATTACAGTTATATAAATGCCCACGGCACGTCAACAAAGCTTAATGACAAATGCGAAACCCTCGCAATTAAATCGGTTTTCGGAGATCATGCAAAAAAACTTGCGGTAAGCTCCATAAAATCAATGACCGGCCACCTGCTGGGAGCGGCCGGCGCGGTTGAATTGATCGCCACCGCCCTGACAATCAAGAACAGTATAATACCGCCTACGATAAACTATGAAAATCCCGACCCGGAATGTGACCTTGATTATGTTCCTAATTATGCCAGGGAAGCAAAAGTTAAGGCCGCCTTATCCAATTCTTTGGGATTCGGAGGGCATAACGCAACATTAGCTTTAAAGAAATTTGAATGATTTTTAGTGTTGATGAAGGTTTTAAATCTTCTAAAGCAATAAGATATAATCAGTATACCTGTCGTTTTTAGCTGTTTTGAAAAAGCCCTTAGGAGGAAAAAATGAATTACGGATTTACAGAAGAACAATTAATGATACAGGAAATATGCGATAAGATCGGAAAAGAAAAAATTGTTCCTGTAAGGGAAAAATATGATGAAACGGGAGAGTTTCCCTGGGATATAGTTAAGATCCTGTCGGAGTCAGACATATTCGGGGTTTATCTGGCCGAGGAATACGGCGGGATGGGCGGGGGCTGCCTTGATATGTGTATTGCGACAGAGACGTTAAGTAAGTATTGCGGGGGAATCGCCCTTGCTTTTGCCGCGACAGGTCTTGGAACATACCCTTTGCTTTTATACGGCTCGGAACAGCAAAAGAAAAAATATCTTCCCGATATCGCTTCAGGAAAAAAACTTGCCGCTTTCGGCCTTACGGAATCAAATGCGGGAAGCGATGTGGGAGGCATACAGACAACAGCCGTGAAAAAAGGGGATTATTATATTCTTAACGGGACAAAACAGTGGATTACAAACGGCGGTGAAGCTGAAATATATTCAATCATAGCGTCTACCAATAAGGCAAAAGGAGCAAGGGGATTATCCGCTTTTATAGTGGAAAAAGGGACTGAAGGCTTTTCCTTCGGAAAAAAAGAAAATAAAATGGGGATTCGCGCGTCGGTAACCAGGGAACTTGTTTTTGAAGACTGCAGGATTCCCAAAGAAAATATCCTCGGGCGGGAAGGCGCGGGTTTTATGGTTGCGATGAAAACCTTCGACAAATCGAGGCCCGGTGTCGCTGCCCAGGCGCTGGGGATAGCCCAGGGAGCGCTGGATGAAGCTGTTAAATTTTCCAGGCAAAGGATCCAGTTTGAAAAACCCATAGCGTCTTTTCAGGGCGTTCAGTTTATGCTTGCCGATATGGCGACAAAGGTCGAAGCCGCCAGAACATTGGTGTATCAGGCCGCAAGAGAAGTTGATTCGGGAAATAAAAATGTCTCGAAAATATCCGCTATGGCCAAAATGTACGCTTCGGATGTAGCGATGGAAGTGACTACAGACGCCGTTCAGATATTGGGCGGAAGCGGTTATATGAAGGAATATCCCGTTGAGAAAATGATGAGAGACGCCAAGATCACACAGATATACGAAGGGACCAATCAGATACAACGCGGCATTATCGCAATGAATTTGATTAAAGAAGGGGCATCTTTAGAATGAATATAGTGGTTTGCATAAAACAGGTTCCCGATACAACTGAAGTGAGAATTGACCCTAAGACCAATACGCTTATCAGGGAAGGTGTTGCAAGCATAATAAATCCTTTTGATTTATACGCCATAGAAGAGGGCGTCAGGCTTAAAGAGAAATTCGGGGGGAAGGTAACAGTAATAAGCATGGGGCCTAAACAGGTTGAAAATGCCCTGAGGGAAGCGATATCCCTGGGCGCCGATGAAGCAGTGTTAATGAGCGACAGGGCATTTGCCGGTTCAGATACGCTGGCCACATCATTGGCTCTGTCGGAGGGAATCAGGAAAACGGGTTTTGACGTGATAATATGCGGCAAACAGGCTATTGACGGGGATACGGCGCAGGTGGGTCCGGGTATCGCAGCCCATCTGGATATTCCTCAAATCACCTATGTAAAGAAGATAGAGTCCGTAAATGACGGGAAAATACTTGCTGAGAGGATGGTCGAAGAAGGATATGAAGTAGTCGAGTCGACCCTGCCGGTTTTAATTACAGTCGTAAAAGAGATAAATGAACCGCGCCTGCCGTCGTTAAAAGGCAAGATGAAAGCAAAAAAAACTGAAATTAAAATAATTACGTCCGAAGACCTCGGTATAGATAAAACCAGAATAGGGCTGGACGGGTCTCCTACATGGGTCATGAAAATATTTACGCCTCCCAAAAAAGAAGGCGGAAAAATGTTTGAGGGCAGCGCTGATGAAGTGGTCGCTAAATTAATATCCGAATTACAGGATAATCTTATTTGATAAAAGAGTTAAAAAATAATAGTAACCACATTTACCCGCCTTAGGCGGGGATGGAAAAAAATAAGAGAAAAAAATAAAATTATATAATAAAAATTAAAATAGTTTTATCTGTGATTATCTGAGTTATCTGTGGTTTAAAAAAGCTTTTAAATTTTTTGTGTTTTTATAATTTCAGTTTTTCTGTATTTTTTATCTGTGTGTTCTGTGTAATCTGTGGTTAAGAAAGTTTTTAAGTTTTTGTTTTTTAATAGTAAAGATTTTAATTTTGAGAGGGTGTATCTAGATGGGAATCGAGATTGAGATTGAAAAGTGTGTGGGATGCGGCGCATGTATTAAGGCGTGTCCTTACAACGCTATTTCAATGCGGGATAAAATAGCTTATATTGACGAAGAAAAATGCACGCTGTGCGGCGCATGCGTTGAATCCTGCAAATTTGACGCGATAATCATGAGGGTTCACCATGAAGATGCGGTCAGGGATTTAGCGGCGTATAAGAATGTATGGGTTGTGGCAGAACAGAAAAAAGGCGAAATACAATCTGTTTCATATGAACTGCTGGGCGCCGGCAGGAAACTTGCGGATGACAGAAATTCAAAATTGGCCGCTGTGCTGATCGGCAAAGATATCCGCAAACAGGCGGAAAAACTTGTTGAGCGCGGAGCGGATAAGGTATATGTGGCGGAACATAAAGACCTGGAATATTTTAATGATGAACCATATTCCAGGATACTGGCTGACCTCATACGAAAAGAGAAACCCGAAATCGTTCTTACGGGCGCGACGGCAATAGGCAGGGCTTTGATTCCCAGGGTTGCGGTGCAGATAAGAACCGGTTTGACGGCTGACTGCACTTCTCTTGCGGTAGATCCGGACTCGGGCTTACTGTTACAGACAAGGCCTGCTTTCGGCGGGAATATCATGGCCACTATACTATGCAGGGATTACCGGCCTCAGATGGCTACCGTAAGACATAAGGTAATGAAAGAGCTTGAGCCTGACCCATCCAGAAAAGGCGATATAATCACCGTAAAGCCGCGTGAGGCAGATTTAAAATCCAGGACCAGAGTCCTGAAACTTGTTGAAGAAATAGAGTCTACGTTAAATCTTGCTGAGGCTGACATAATCGTCTCCGGAGGCAGGGGGTTAAAAGGCCCGGAAAATTTCCATTTGATTGAAGAACTTGCAAAAGCGCTCGGCGGAGCCGTAGGGGCAAGCAGGGCGGCTGTTGATGCCGGCTGGATTCCTTATTCACATCAGGTAGGGCAAACGG includes these proteins:
- a CDS encoding DUF177 domain-containing protein is translated as MKNLLIYVKQLEKKPLVFSEMLDRDIVETGPGLPFLTEDILAAGTAELIGKTLLVKCKIKTAYNITCARCLDSIEKEFLTDDFLVNIEIINQDIIDLTGYIREDIILALPAVSLCKKNCKGLCPSCGINLNKSSCGCMEGGEKGGPWKKLDDLNIK
- the rpmF gene encoding 50S ribosomal protein L32, producing the protein MAVPKRRTSKSRKGMRRAHDAVTSVQTVECPVCKAPKIPHRVCPSCGHYKDRKIMDVEEA
- the plsX gene encoding phosphate acyltransferase PlsX; protein product: MKIAVDAMGGDYAPEQIVKGVVEAARENRQSRGIILVGIQERVREELEKYNTDGLPITICHSSEIVEMNDPPAVAVKKKRDSSISIAADLVRNGEASALVTAGNTGAAVAATVLKWRMLNKVDRPAIATVFPSPSGYTLLLDVGANVSCKPLHLLQYSIMGKVYAEHVMGIRDPKIGLLSVGEESTKGNVFTKEAYRNLQNIPGINFVGNVEGKDIFSNAVDVVVTDGFVGNVVLKLSEGVASALQEMLKSEIEKAIINKVGALLMMSAFKNLKKKADYDEHGGAPLLGVNGVCIICHGRSSAKAIKNAINVAEGYVINNVNEHIEDEIRTFLT
- a CDS encoding ketoacyl-ACP synthase III, with amino-acid sequence MRNKITASIIGTGSYLPEKVITNKDLESMVDTSDEWITTRTGIKERHIAADDEYTSDMGAKAAMRALHSAGKKPSAIDLIIVATITPDMLFPSTACFVQDKIGARNAACFDIGAACSGYIYAIEIAKRLVETGSHNTILVIASEKLSAITDWSDRNTCVLFGDGAGACIISGEETGKPRILCTYTGADSSAAELLMMPGGGTRFPASIQTVEKKMHFLKMEGREVFKNAVLSMYKAAERIMKKCDVKIDEINCFLPHQANIRIIDAVAKKIGIAKEKIHLNIQKFGNMSAATVAVGLDEVFRGWDLKPGDKMLVDAFGAGFTFGSLIIEW
- the fabD gene encoding ACP S-malonyltransferase; translation: MGKSLYENYESARRIFNKAEDILGFGLKTLCFDGPGEEILKTDICQPAILTCSAAAMAVLKDDYGIIPSFCGGLSLGEYSGLVCSGALLFEDAISLVHKRGRFMQEACEETEGTMASVIGSDENKVNEFVREAACEGVISVANMNCPGQIVISGEKKAVYKAIELAKAAGIRKIIELKVAGAYHSPLMESAKSKLKKELEAVVINRPSVKCASNVLGTFYSETDDIKALLSEQVTSPVLWQKCVESIIKEGCGLFFEPGCGKVLTGLIKRIDASKTCIVIEKKEDLESLKARV
- the fabG gene encoding 3-oxoacyl-[acyl-carrier-protein] reductase — its product is MLLKDKTAIVTGAAQGIGKEIALRLAGEGADIALCDIDEESLKKTAAEIADLGRKSYAYKCNVSDFASVDETVNKILDNAGKVDILINNAGLTRDSLMMRMKEEDWDLVISVNLKGVFNFTKSVCRPMLKQRSGKIVNIASIIGLVGNAGQANYAASKAGVIALTKTAAREMASRGINVNAVAPGFIQTRMTDVLSEDVKRQMLKAIPLGYFGKPGDVANVVLFLSSDLSSYVTGQVVIVDGGMVMA
- the acpP gene encoding acyl carrier protein; amino-acid sequence: MSSVAERVKKIIVEQLGVNAEEVTNEASFIDDLGADSLDTVELVMALEEEFNADIPDEEAEKLKTVGNVIKYIEDHQQ
- the fabF gene encoding beta-ketoacyl-ACP synthase II, which encodes MSHKRVVITGLGVISPNGGNLQEYWDALIHGKSGISRLTYFDPSDFNSHIAGEVKNFDASKYINPKDLRKTEKFVAFAVATAKMALDDSGIDMNNEDPTKIGVYVGSGIGGIQTMQEQHTRYVEKGPNRLSPFLIPMLITNIAAGQVSISIGAKGPNLCVVTACASAAHSIGEAWRAIRDGDADAMFAGGTEGALTVLGFGGFCAMKALSTRNDEPERASRPFDRDRDGFIMSEGAGIVVLEELEHAKKRGANIYCEMTGYGLSGDGYHITAPDPLGAGGARALKMAIKKSGLPLEDYSYINAHGTSTKLNDKCETLAIKSVFGDHAKKLAVSSIKSMTGHLLGAAGAVELIATALTIKNSIIPPTINYENPDPECDLDYVPNYAREAKVKAALSNSLGFGGHNATLALKKFE
- a CDS encoding acyl-CoA dehydrogenase family protein, which translates into the protein MNYGFTEEQLMIQEICDKIGKEKIVPVREKYDETGEFPWDIVKILSESDIFGVYLAEEYGGMGGGCLDMCIATETLSKYCGGIALAFAATGLGTYPLLLYGSEQQKKKYLPDIASGKKLAAFGLTESNAGSDVGGIQTTAVKKGDYYILNGTKQWITNGGEAEIYSIIASTNKAKGARGLSAFIVEKGTEGFSFGKKENKMGIRASVTRELVFEDCRIPKENILGREGAGFMVAMKTFDKSRPGVAAQALGIAQGALDEAVKFSRQRIQFEKPIASFQGVQFMLADMATKVEAARTLVYQAAREVDSGNKNVSKISAMAKMYASDVAMEVTTDAVQILGGSGYMKEYPVEKMMRDAKITQIYEGTNQIQRGIIAMNLIKEGASLE
- a CDS encoding electron transfer flavoprotein subunit beta/FixA family protein → MNIVVCIKQVPDTTEVRIDPKTNTLIREGVASIINPFDLYAIEEGVRLKEKFGGKVTVISMGPKQVENALREAISLGADEAVLMSDRAFAGSDTLATSLALSEGIRKTGFDVIICGKQAIDGDTAQVGPGIAAHLDIPQITYVKKIESVNDGKILAERMVEEGYEVVESTLPVLITVVKEINEPRLPSLKGKMKAKKTEIKIITSEDLGIDKTRIGLDGSPTWVMKIFTPPKKEGGKMFEGSADEVVAKLISELQDNLI
- a CDS encoding electron transfer flavoprotein subunit alpha yields the protein MGIEIEIEKCVGCGACIKACPYNAISMRDKIAYIDEEKCTLCGACVESCKFDAIIMRVHHEDAVRDLAAYKNVWVVAEQKKGEIQSVSYELLGAGRKLADDRNSKLAAVLIGKDIRKQAEKLVERGADKVYVAEHKDLEYFNDEPYSRILADLIRKEKPEIVLTGATAIGRALIPRVAVQIRTGLTADCTSLAVDPDSGLLLQTRPAFGGNIMATILCRDYRPQMATVRHKVMKELEPDPSRKGDIITVKPREADLKSRTRVLKLVEEIESTLNLAEADIIVSGGRGLKGPENFHLIEELAKALGGAVGASRAAVDAGWIPYSHQVGQTGKTVCSKIYIACGISGAIQHKVGMQSSDCIIAINKDPNAPIFEIATYGVVGDIFEILPKLTEAFKKVLKK